The region CATCTTTATGACAATAATTTTCTTAGACTTGACCAGCTGGCCTAGGAGCAGAAGATTCGGCCTTTGGGATTGACAATTTGCCCATTGGCTATAGAGGTTGGTCAAAGTAGTTCCATTAAACTTTAGTAGTAAAACTTTTATGAACTGTTGGCAGGAAAGCATAGGATTAAAGGAATGTTGGAAattgataggaaaaaaaatagatttactgCCTTCCTAACATTGATTATTATGAAGTCATTCttttaaagatgtaaatattACCAAGCTGTACAGTGCATTAAACTGACAACATTTTTCATGAATTGCCTTTACCTGGGCAGATTTCTCCTACGTTTGAACATGCTTTACCCTctgccctccatctctcccttctcACCCAACAACATTTCTGGAGAATGTGACCTtagaagtgtttcttttttatttagagcAATATCTTGATTATttagtgtttaaaatatatatatgaccaCAGGTACCCACACTTAGAGTTAACAAATATTGGCATGTTGCCACATTCGTTTCTGACagttaaaacaaacaacccagaaTGCTACAGACACAGCCGAAGTTCCATCCACCCATTCCTTCTTCCCTGCTCTTTCTCGGTAGGGTTAACCACTATCACGGAGTTTTTTAATaccttttaatactttttatgtattttatacttttatcacATATATATGCCATAAATAATATAGTGTTGTTGAGtgttttgatatgatatattgtgACATGTGACGACTAAGTAACATGGGCCCTAGGAGTATTAGGCTTAAGTGGGATCTTGAATAAGGCCTGATGTAAGTTTCTTCAAGAAGCTGCCATGATGAATTTAATTGGATGTGACAACTTTTATTTGATCAACAAATTTATACTGTCTATGTATTAATTGTCTGTGATAGATTCTGGGTCTACAACCAATGaacaaattagaaataattatggATAATGTATACAATCAGGGGATACAGAGTGACACAGATCATGACATGCAAAATTGTGAAGGCCGATGAGATTCTGATGTCAAATAATTTGCTTTGTCTCCAGAGGACAAACTCTGGAGTCGAAATGTTTGGGTCCAGATCACAGCCTCtccttttctgattgctgtgaccATGAGACTGTCAGCATCAGCTCTCCCATCCAACAGTGGGAATAGTAGCAGCACCTACCTCGTTCATATATTTAAGACTGTTGAGTCAGTTACAGCATGGAAACTATTAAAACAGTGCACAAGGACACTGTTTAACAAACATTAACTGTTAGTACTATTCTTTACAGAGAATAGGAccacactgaaaaaagaaagtggCTGTATATTCTATCCTATACTTTTtctgcattcattcaacaaaatataCATCAAATGTAAGACAATAAGGATGAAGATACTTTCTGAATCAAAACAACACTTCTTTTATGCTATGTCACAGCAGTCCTTTTTTTTATTCTGAGGAACTTCACGTTTTCCCTTCAACTTTCTCCACCAGTCCTCTCCAGTTAGTATACCAGTATGAGGCCTAAGAACCAGAGCAGCGTGTCCGAGTtcctcctcctggggctgcccatcaggccagggcagcagggcgTGTTCTTCACCCTGTTCCTGGGCATGTACCTGACCACGGTGCTGGgcaacctgctcatcatcctgctCATCAGGATGGACTCCCGCCTGCAcacgcccatgtacttcttcctcagccACTTGGctctcactgatgtttctttctcatctgTCACTGTCCCAAAGATGCTGATGAACATGCTAATCCAGCACCTCTCTATCCCCTATGAAGGCTGCATTTCACAGgtgtattttttcatattttttgcgGACCTGGACAGTTTCTTAATCACTTCAATGGCTTATGACAGGTATGTGGCCATCTGTCACCCTCTGCAGTACACCACCATCATGAGTCAGAGCATTTGTGTCATGCTGGTGGCTGGGTCCTGGGTCATTGCATGTGCTTGTGCTCTTTTGCATACTCTCCTCCTTGCCCGGCTGTCCTTCTGTGCTGAGCACACCATCCCCCACTTCTTCTGTGACCTTGATGCCCTGCTCAAATTGTCCTGCTCAGACACTTCCCTCAACCAACTGGTAATCTTTACTGTGGGATTAACAGCTATTATGCTTCCATTCTTGTGCATCTTGGTTTCTTATGGCCATATTGGGGTCAGCATCCTCCGGGGTCCCTCTACCAGTAACATCTATAAAGCCTTGTCCACGTGTGGATCTCATCTCTCAGTAGTGACCCTCTATTATGGGGCAATTATTGgtctatattttcttccttcgTCAAACAACTCCAATGATAACAACATAATTGCTTCATTGATGTACACAGTGGTAActcccatgctgaaccccttcatttATAGCCTGAGAAATAAAGACATGAAAGGGGCCTTGAGAAAACTTttgaataagaaaacatattcTTCCAACTGATGCTTGCCATGTAAatgcaaattattaaaaatatagctCACTTGTCTTCCTTCTTACAGCTGTCACTCACAAACCTTGGATGACATTCTTGGACCTGTTAGGGGGAAGAATAAAACAGGATGTGCTTTATAGGACTTAATTTGCTCTTTTCTCGGATAATGGGGAGTGTAAAAGACTCTGAGGATGCTGTGTCACTTTGACTGGTATCATTAAACAGAAGCTGTCAGGACTGGTCCTCCCAGTTTTTAAGTTGTTATAAAATGTGTTTGGTTTTTCACATCTCCATCTTTAAAGAATTTGCTATTTTGGTGCTAATACAGCTTCTCCTTCCCCAGGTACCCATACATCTAGGGATCCTGAGCCTTTCTAGAACTTTCAGGGAGAACATATTAAATTTTACTCTCCTTACATAATTATTAACACACTGCTTTCTTGTCCTTTAGGGATACATGTCACACATTATTTCTCCCTAACACATTCAGATATTCAGCAACAACATAAATGTCACATCCGTTGGTTCGGATACCAGTCAAAAGCTTAATATACATTAACATCATCTACTTTAATCCTGAGAGCAGCCCTAAGAGacatgttgggaaaactgaggctcaaagaggtgaaCACGTAGGACTGAAGTTAGTGAAAGGAAGGCTTGAATCTTGGCTATCTGACCCCAGAGCGATTAAGCCAAGGATTATAATCATTTGTGGAGAACACTGTGTCCTGAGAAGGTATAATTAGCTCAGCCTAGTGGCAGAGAGTATGTGAAAACTTCCCAGAGATGGTGCTGCTTTACCTGAGACTGAACAAATCAGAATGATGATTGGTGATCTGAACAAATCACAAAGTTCTATCTTATCCCGATGATCCCAGGCAGAGGAGCAGCATGTTTTAGGATGTTCAACTGGAAGTTCCAACTGAGGCACCAAGATTTCATAGACACCAGATACCAAAGTGAGTTgtaagacacaaaataaagatgTTTGATTTTTATGAGTGATGGATCGATCactcaaaagtaaaaagaaacctTTTTGCTTTTAGATGGAACAAGTAAGTATTtctatgaatttaaaaacatgtagaaTTTTTTATCCAATATTTTGTCTCCAAGTGTTCCTAGTTCCCACAATTCACTTCATCACTCCTAAGTCCTTAGAAAAATTCAGGAAGTGAATGAGCTTTAATAggatttttagatattttattttcagattttattttttgttagggTAGGTATATTTCAGGGTTTTCACCCTGCCATTCCTGTTGACATCATTTTAGAATAATTAGTTTTAACACAAAAATAGAGGAATATGGAGGAGGAGCTATCCTTTGAGCTTCGTCATGAATGAATTTGCTAGGTGTAAAATTTGGGAAGAAGATTTCAGGTTTTCATCCTTCTTCTCTACTACCTGTATTTTAGATCCTGGATGGCAGCTTCCTCTATCTTTTCAAGCTCCCTCTGGAGAAAGATAGACAAGAGCTTCACTATGCCTAATCTATTAAATAAATCCACTTATTTTCCTGAAATGTACATGGTGTGGCAAAAGTACaataggtttgcagttgtgagtacatgaaacagtatatttttgtattcttattgattaattattgtattatttcccatacaaataaccataaacctacttttgccccaccatgtaGACAATAACATCCAATTTCCAAGGTTATTCCTGTCAGcctaaaattaaaacactgaaatgaaaagcaacaagcatttatttgggaTCAAAGAATTGCAATTTGGGCAGCACAGATTCAGGCAGAAATCCAAATGGTGACCCTGTTACAGGTTGAATGTAAGGAGctttaataataaaaggaaaggaataattacatggaaggaagaagaatccCTATTGGTGCTAATAAGCTAAGCTACTCTTGGCTATACCAGATTACTGATTCTGTCTTCAGATAGAGAGTCCATAACCATGGGTCCTGGTGGTCAGGATGTCTGCTGTCCTGCTGGCTTTACAAACAATTGTTGGTAAGACAGTGTAGGTTTGGCACAGTCCAAAGATCTGGTCCAGCCTAACAGTGCAAGGGTTCAAGGAGCAAGATGTGCAAGGCAGTTTCTCTGAAATGGCTGCTCTTGTGCTATTTTAAAATGGCTCCATGTATATCAACTTTCACATTCCTCAGAACAAAGAACTCACTCTCTAGCCTCTGGCCATCCAGGTGCTGGTCACCCAACCTTTGGCCACCCCAGGCTCttgccacccttgcttttgctctcCCATTAGAATttagcactaataaactttgccAGCAAGCTAATAGGCTTGCTGTCTGTAATATAATCAGGTTTCTCCTGTtaacactattatagatgtccccattCTCCtacctttgtccccctccacccagcccccaccggccccagccttcaccacattgttgcccGTGTCCATAGGCTATGCATGTATATTTCTATGTTCGTTGGCTAATCTCTTCTGGTCCCCCCACCCACTTTCCTCTGAgctctgtcagtctgttccatgtatccatgcctctggtcctgTTTTATTCCTCAGTTTATTCTgctttttaggttccacatacgagtgagatcatatggtattggggaatatatcctaagaatcctgaaaaaccaatcagaaagaataagtgcacccctatgttcatagcagcattatcaAAAATAGCCAATATCTGAAaccagcccaagtgcccatcagtacatggggtggataaaaaagatggggtacatttacataatggaatacgaCATGTCTGTAAAAGAAGGAACTCATaccctttctgacagcatggatggacctagatagtattgtgaaataagccagtcagtgctATTCTTAGCACTTTGAAAAGGGCAATTTTTTGTTTAGCAGTATGTCTTCTGCATTTCAAGCCATTCTTCAGCACTGGACACTGAGCACTAACCTCTGGTAGCAGCTCCATTCATTGGACTAAACAAATGCTCCTACACCTTTCTAAAGTCCATTGGAAATTTAAAACACCTTGCCAAGTTCACCAACACTGTATTATTTTGGAAGAAGGCTAAGAGTTAGTTCTAGTACTTAAATACAAATGAACTGATTTTTTTAGAAGTGTTGCTGACTTAATTAGGGTGAGATTAGAGTGAGGCAGATGAAGCACATGTGAAAAATTTGCTTCAAGTGCTAAATTTGAGAGCTGCCAAGAACTCAGTAATTAAGGCAGatataaattaaagaataatttttaactaAGATTAGCTCAATGCACTcttaccaaataaataaaatttaaataaagagagaaactaCCCTGCACTTGAACAACTCAGCCTGCCACACCCCACTCCAACTTAACCCTGTCCAGTCAGTTCTTTGTCAGTCTTCCTCCAGATGTTTTGTATCCTTTTCCTCTGGCGTGTTGCTGggtgatttctttgtttttttttttatctttggttATGCTGTGActagttgcattttttttgttaaatttatcttcGTTTCAGTTTGCTTAACTTCTTGATTCTATAAGTCGATGTTTTTAACCACATttgagaaatgtttttatttctttacatgaATCATCTGCCCCACTCattataaccttttttttttttttttttttgtaatgaagACACTTAGGATAACTGCCTCCACATCTTTTTTGGTCAATTTCAGTATGTGTGGTTTCTTGCAACCTGTTTCTTGTGACTGTTCCTTTCTTGACATGGTGCACTTTTGTTTACTTCATGTGTTTAAGAATTTTTCAGTGTTTGCTGGAAATTTTGGATGATGCATttagtaaatttatattttagttttacttgTTGACTTTTGTTCTGGTAGTCAGTTAAATTACTGGGAGatcctttttcatcttttcaggttttgttttattctttgttcaGAGAAATCTATTTCAGCTTGTCCTTAGTTTCTTGGACTTGGCCCTTACCCTAGGGCATGCTTATAGTCCTAGGGAATAGATTTCCTGGGGTCAGACCTGAATATGCAAAGTGCTCTCTCTGCTTTGACTCTAACAATAGACATACCCATCACCGCATGGCCTCTGACATCTCCATCGAACTCCTATTCCTGCAGCAGCCACTCTGATAAACCTGTGATAGGTCGCTGGagcctgcccatctctgccctttgCTGAGGATTCATGTTTAAACCCCATGTGCACTTCTGAGTTTTGGACAGCTTTTTCTCCTCAGGAACCTTACCACACAAATTCCAGCTGCTTGAGTAACCCCAAAATCTAATGTCTACCTTCTCGCTTCAGAAATCAGCACTGGGATCTAAAGCTACCATCTATAAAGTATATCCCTGGGCAACAATACAGGCAAATTTAGAGCACATTtcatgcatttttcttcttttaagaatcACAGTTCTGCTTTGCCTATTGTTGAATGCCTACAAACAGTTctctcatatattttatttttttactataaaaaagCAAGTTTGTTCCATTTATTCTGTCATAAATAAAAACTAGATCAttgattttactcatttttaaaatatatgcatttaagtCTGTAAACTTCTATTTAAGCACCACATTAGCTAAGCCCCACGACTCCAATATGTCAAATCATTTGTTAACAGGCTataatttcaaatgtaatttcatTTTGGCAAATTCATTATATAGAGGTTTATTACTTATTTGGAGGTTACTCCTTATTGGGTATGGCATTTGCAAATGTCTTCTCATTTGGTTGATGGTTTCTTTCACATTCTTAGTTCCATACCCTGAAAGGCTGAACTCCCTTATCAGATTAACTGATAATCACATCATTACTTTAAAAGCTGCTTTAAAATCTCTAGCTCTCTCCCATATTTCACTCCCAGCTGGTCATCCTAGGGCACAGAGGGCTCCCCCCAAGTTTGAGTTTACCACCTGGGGCCTTTACCAGTCCTTTCTGGACCATTTTCCTGGGCTTTATAGAAAAacatcttatttcattttgtgaccatgccAActcaatttaagaaaagaaaaagtgatataCTATCACTCTATAAACATAACTGAAAACAAAGATTTGGGCAATTGATAAGaactagaaacaaaaataaaactcaatttttaattaatgtcactcataaaaataaattccaaatgtattaaaaattaaacacaaaaataaaatcatgaaactGCCAGCAGGAGTATTTTTGTTACCTATGTAAAGTTTataaactataagaaaataaaactatgtcTGCATAAACATTTAAGATGTTTGTAGGACAAAGGATATCATGCGAATGGGTGCCACATGAAGAGACAAGAATGGATACCACATGAAGACTCGTTACAAAGCAGCTATTCAGGCAGGCAAGGATGCTCacattgaagcagggtgcagccaagaggagggccccaagaagggatttgtaatggggtccagaactcaaggtgttcaggaaatattagaaaaatatatataggatgtcctcacccccacaagcctgagctgggggaagggacacatggaacagagccattcagagctgttttgggtagcaagagctttgcagctaacccatggcatggtcatttaacatatctataacctttaactggtttcatagacatgttaaatagctgtgcccatGTGCTCAATAATGCTTTGTGCTCAAAATAGCTGTGCTCAAtaatgctttgagccagggggatgggagcaaattccacctAAGATGTagctgggaggcaactcccctggttacagggcctgcgtgagagcttggagatgattggctccatgccatggggccacacctgcccggacttactatg is a window of Desmodus rotundus isolate HL8 chromosome 1, HLdesRot8A.1, whole genome shotgun sequence DNA encoding:
- the LOC112306402 gene encoding olfactory receptor 1J1, whose protein sequence is MRPKNQSSVSEFLLLGLPIRPGQQGVFFTLFLGMYLTTVLGNLLIILLIRMDSRLHTPMYFFLSHLALTDVSFSSVTVPKMLMNMLIQHLSIPYEGCISQVYFFIFFADLDSFLITSMAYDRYVAICHPLQYTTIMSQSICVMLVAGSWVIACACALLHTLLLARLSFCAEHTIPHFFCDLDALLKLSCSDTSLNQLVIFTVGLTAIMLPFLCILVSYGHIGVSILRGPSTSNIYKALSTCGSHLSVVTLYYGAIIGLYFLPSSNNSNDNNIIASLMYTVVTPMLNPFIYSLRNKDMKGALRKLLNKKTYSSN